Proteins found in one Coffea eugenioides isolate CCC68of chromosome 5, Ceug_1.0, whole genome shotgun sequence genomic segment:
- the LOC113772070 gene encoding indole-3-acetic acid-amido synthetase GH3.6, protein MPEAPKDEGAYAHAHDDANTIYSVAEEKNKKFLQFIEEVTANADEVQKRVLAEILSRNAHVECLKRHGLNGQTDRETFKKIMPVTTYEDIQPDVNRIANGDKSHIICSQPISEFLTSSGTSGGERKLMPTTEEELERRSLLYNLLMPVMSQFVPGLERSKGMYFVFIKSEVKTPGGLVAHPVLTSYYKSSHFKNRSFDPYTNYTSPNETILCPDSYQSMYSQMLCGLCLNKEVLRVGAVFASGFIRAIRFLEKHWSLLCNDIRTGTLNPQITDPSVREAVMKILKPDPQLAEFIEGECGMESWQGIITRLWPNTKYIDVIVTGTMSQYIPTLDYYSNGLPLVCTRYASSECFLGVNLNPLCKPSEVSYTLIPTVGYFEFLPVDRNNGVTNCISMPKSLNGKEKQELVDLADVKLGQEYELVVTTYAGLYRYRVGDVLRVAGFKNKAPQFNFICRKNVVLSIDTDKTDEVELQNAVKNAVSHLVPFDARVTDYTSYADTTTIPGHYVLFWELSLNGSTPIPPSVFEDCCLAVEESLNSVYRQGRVSDKSIGPLEIKIVEAGTFDKLMDHALSLGASINQYKTPRCVKFAPIVELLNSRVKASYSSPKCPKWVAGHKKWNINVK, encoded by the exons ATGCCTGAGGCACCAAAAGATGAGGGGGCTTATGCTCATGCTCACGACGACGCTAACACTATCTACAGTGTTGCtgaggagaaaaacaagaaatttcTTCAGTTTATTGAAGAAGTCACCGCTAACGCTGACGAGGTCCAAAAAAGGGTTCTTGCTGAAATCTTGTCTAGGAATGCCCATGTCGAGTGCTTAAAAAGACATGGCCTTAATGGTCAGACTGATAGAGAAACTTTCAAGAAAATCATGCCTGTCACCACTTACGAGGATATTCAGCCTGATGTTAACCGTATTGCTAATGGGGACAAGTCTCATATCATCTGTTCACAGCCCATCTCCGAGTTCTTGACAag TTCTGGGACATCTGGTGGAGAGAGGAAATTGATGCCTACAACTGAGGAAGAACTAGAAAGGAGATCATTGCTTTACAATCTTCTGATGCCTGTGATGAGTCAATTTGTTCCCGGACTAGAGAGAAGCAAAGGAATGTATTTCGTGTTTATCAAATCTGAGGTTAAGACCCCAGGTGGGCTAGTGGCTCATCCTGTTTTAACTAGTTACTACAAAAGTTCCCACTTTAAGAACAGGTCTTTTGACCCTTACACGAACTATACTAGCCCAAACGAGACCATCTTGTGCCCTGACTCTTATCAGAGCATGTATTCCCAAATGCTTTGTGGGTTGTGCCTAAACAAAGAGGTCCTCCGGGTTGGTGCTGTTTTTGCCTCGGGTTTCATCCGAGCAatccgttttcttgaaaagCATTGGTCACTTCTGTGCAATGATATCCGAACTGGAACTCTAAACCCACAAATTACTGACCCGTCTGTGAGGGAAGCAGTGATGAAAATTCTAAAGCCTGACCCACAACTTGCTGAATTCATCGAGGGGGAATGTGGGATGGAGTCTTGGCAAGGGATTATTACTAGGTTGTGGCCAAACACCAAGTATATTGATGTTATCGTGACTGGGACCATGTCACAGTACATACCAACTCTGGATTACTATAGCAATGGCCTACCTCTTGTTTGCACCAGGTATGCTTCTTCAGAGTGCTTTTTAGGTGTCAATCTCAACCCTCTTTGCAAGCCAAGCGAAGTTTCCTATACCCTCATTCCCACCGTGGGATATTTCGAATTCTTGCCGGTTGACAGAAACAATGGCGTTACAAATTGTATATCCATGCCGAAATCCCTCAATGGGAAGGAGAAACAGGAACTGGTTGATCTCGCTGATGTTAAGCTTGGACAGGAGTACGAGCTTGTTGTCACCACTTATGCAG GCCTTTATCGGTATAGAGTGGGAGATGTACTAAGGGTTGCTGGATTCAAGAACAAGGCCCCTCAATTCAACTTCATATGCCGCAAGAATGTGGTCTTAAGCATTGATACTGATAAGACTGATGAGGTTGAGCTACAAAATGCAGTGAAAAATGCAGTGAGCCATTTGGTCCCGTTTGATGCCCGGGTGACAGATTACACTAGCTATGCTGATACCACTACAATTCCTGGACATTATGTTCTTTTCTGGGAGCTTAGCCTGAATGGCTCGACCCCAATTCCTCCTTCAGTTTTTGAGGACTGTTGCCTGGCCGTTGAGGAGTCGCTCAACAGTGTCTACCGCCAGGGTCGTGTTTCTGACAAGTCAATCGGCCCTCTTGAGATCAAGATTGTGGAGGCTGGCACATTTGATAAGCTTATGGACCATGCCCTTAGCTTAGGAGCTTCAATTAATCAGTATAAAACTCCCCGTTGCGTCAAGTTTGCACCAATTGTTGAACTTTTGAACTCGAGGGTTAAGGCCAGCTACTCCAGTCCAAAATGTCCCAAGTGGGTTGCTGGTCATAAGAAGTGGAATATCAACGTGAAATAA